The stretch of DNA CTAATATTTAAATCATGTCTTGCTTCTTTCTTATAATTTAATTTACTTCTCAGGGTACATTTCGGAAAGCAACATGGAGGGGCATTCTGGTTGCTGTTAAAAAGCTGGATGATGATGTACTTACTGACGAGAACAAAGTGTGGGTTGATTCCACTCAATAGTTTACCTTCCTTCCTGATTTGCGTTGGCATTCTTTCACTTAGGTGTTGCTCAGGCTGCCCAAGTTGGTACTTTCCTTACAGTTTCGATGGATATCTTTGCATTGCAGACAAGCATTCAGAGATGAGCTTGACGTTCTGCAACTAATACGGCATCCAAATGTCGTTCAATTTCTGGGCGCTGTAACACAAACCAACCCAATGATGATTGTCATGGAATTTATGCCGAAGGTTTGTCTTGGGTTGATGTTCTTTCCAGGCTCATATTATTTTGATATCTGAGTCCCTAGTCAAACTTTTCTAGGTCTGGACTCATGGCTTCCTTTTGAACTAGTATTTGGTTATTTTCTAGTGAGTGAAGGAGTGCTGCTGTCATAGTTAACTGACAGTACAAATGAGTTACTGGTCCGTATGATGTCATTTGGCCATTTTTATTGGTATCACATTAGATCACTGCAGATATGATTTCTTCCTAGCTACGTGCTGTATGATTTCAACACTGCATAAATTCTTATGTTTCTTAACTTTGCATCATTATTTCTGCAACATAATCAGGCCTTCAGTTGACTATCAAAATATATCACTTTATTTTATAGATTATCAATGTGGCAATGTTTATTTTCAGGGTGATTTGCGCAAACACTTGAATAGGAAAGGAGCTCTGGAACCTTTGTATGCAGTTAAATTAGCTCTTGATATTGCAAGGTTTGCTACCCACCATATTCCCCAAATCACAGGGACTCTATTATTGATGTTTTTTCTGTTGTTATAAGTTATAAATATGCCTAACTCGTGGATCTTTGTTCAAATGTAACAGAGGAATGAGTTACTTACATGAGCATAAACCCCAAGCTATCATCCACCGTGACCTTGAGCCTTCGTGAGTGCTTTATCTCAAAAAACATCCATAAATTTGGAGTCTTCTGTATGTACCTCATCAGTTGCTTCAGATGCCTAATTTGTTGAATTCTTTTCTGGCCCTTGTGTAACAAAATAGAAACATATTGAGGGATGACACTGGGCATCTGAAGGTGGCAGATTTTGATTTGTGTAAGATGCTAAAGTGGAGAAGAAAAGTCAGAGAGGACAAACCAGTTACTTCTCCTGGCAATGCCTGTAAGCTTATTAACTTCTTATTTTCCATCCTAATTTGTTCCAAACTGGTATGCAGCTCACTGCTATTGCAAATTTATTCACCTTCTGTTACTGATCATTCATGAATATGTCATAGGTAGGTATGTAGCTCCAGAAGTCCTGCGTAAAGAGGAGTATGATAATAAAGTTGATGTCTTCTCATTCGCTTTGATACTTCAGGAGGTATATATATTTTTTGCTATATAGCATTGTATATTTCTATGCCATACTAGATGATCAGCTTCTAATCCACATTTTTGTGTAGTCTCAGTTAGAACATAGAACAGTCAGAAAGTTTGTTTGATAGATAATTTGGAAAGTAATATTCAATTCTGCTCCAACTACTCCCAGATCCTTCTAGATCACCGTACTTTTACTAATATTTGAACTCTTTCAGATGATTGAAGGATGCCTGCCTTTTCACGATAAGAAAATTGATGAAATTGAGAAGGCCCATAGTTCTAAAGAAAGGCCACCGTTTAGAGCTCCTGCAAAGCATTATGCCTACGGGCTAAGAGAGTAAGATTCTCCCTCCTTTTTTTGCTTTACTATGGCAATTACCAATTTGTTGCAGCATTAGAATGGCTTGATTGCATTGCCAATTTCATGCTTTAGCAATCCATAATCCATTTTGACAATACGGTTATGCAAACCTTAATTTGTACTGTTTCCTCCAGATAACATTCTACGCGGTTACTTTAGTTTGTCTAACACCCTGACTTGATTGCTTGACTACTTTATATTTCTACAGGTTGATTGAGAAATGCTGGAGTGAAAATCCTGCTGATAGGCCCAATTTTAGAGTTGTCATTGATCGGTTGTCTGCCATCCAAATTGAACTAGCTCGCAGAAACCGTTGGAAGGTAATAGCTTATGGTTTCTTATGGAATAGCGGTCTGATAAGTCCCATCGTTGCAAAATATGCATTGTTCTAGCATGTATTCTCATGCTGGCTATACTGGAACAACAGGTCAGACCTCTCAAGTGTTTCCTTAGCTTCGAAGGTTTGCGGAAAAAGGATCGCAATGAGGGCAGCACCAACCGCTCGTCACGCTCGTCGCGATAGCAGCCAGCTGAGGTTGTTGATGTCATTTGGCGGATCATATTCATGATTGATAGGAAGTCAACTCACTGTACCATTTTCTTTGTGTATCGAAATTCTCTCTGCAGAAGAATGGTATGGCAAGTGTTACTTCCCTGCTGATCAGAACACCTGTTGTACACCAGAGGTTTATCACTAAGCCATCAAGGAATTCATGTACAGATTGATCTCTTCGGTTTATAGTTTGCTTTCTGTGATAGCTAAGCAACTCCTTTTAAGGAATGTAATCTCACGTTGTTGTGGTGTGGCATTCTTTTGAGGAATGGTATTCGGTCATGTTATCAATCTTTCTGAAGGGCAATCTGTATACTGAAGACTGCACGTGACAAGAATATACTCATAAGCAGCGTTCTGCACTCAGGCCTGCCTACTGTCATCCCATGAAACAGGATATTGCCCGCTTTACAGATAAAGCAAATACCAAAGTACACGGTCAAACGATACAAGGTAGTAATGTGGCACTCTTACAAAGTAGATCCTTGAATGATTGACCAACATAAAACTCATCCCCACGGGACACTCTGGTACTCTTTTGGTTGCTGATCATTGTCTAGTCGCAAACCACAACAATGGAATGAAACATGTTCCATAAATCCTAGTACTACTTGAGTCGAAAGGAGTCGTGTAAATTTTCTTTTTTAGAGAAAAGGCAGCATGGCCATGACACGGTGTGCAGACCCATGCCATTTTGGAAACTGTTTGAGATCGAAAGTGGAATCTCTGTCTTGATTGATGGTTATAGGCGCTACTTATACCATCTGGAGAGACGCGATCGAAGGGAGGCGTCGGTTCCAGAGGGCAGGAGCGAGAAGGCGTCTGTGCGGGACAAACCGCACGACAGTTTGGGCAAGGGAAGATTTTCCCCTAATTACAAATTGTAATTTATTCTAACACTTCCCCTAATCTACACTTGACCATGTAGAATCATCTTCACAATTATCCGGGATGCTCTATCATCTCAGAAGGATTCTCCTCCAAAAGTTCTTCATAAAATCTTTGATGAGATCCTGAAATATATACTCACAAAGAAAGATAGCATAATGTGATGTCATTAAAATAAAGGTATCTCAAGAAGAGACTCCCCCTGACACCTGCAAGTCCCTAAGTCTTCGCATACCAATTCCATGAACACATTTCTGGAATGTAGAATTTGGTAGGGACTTGGTAAATAAATCAGCAAGGTTGTCACATGATTTGACTTGCACAATGCTTATTTCCCCGGTTTTCTGAAGATTGTGGGGGAAAAACATTTAGGAGAAATATGCTTGGTGCTATTACTCTTGATGTATCCTATTTGCATCTGCACAACACAGGCCGCATTATCTTCATAGATAATGGTAGGTGATTTTGTCGAACCCATTCCACATGACTGTTGTATGTGGTTTATCATTCTGCGAAGCCACACACATTCGCATGTTGCTTCAAATAATGAAATTATTTTAGAATGATTGGTAGATGTTGCTACCAGAGTCTGTTTCGAAGACTTCCATGATATAGCAGTGCCACCATGTAGGAACACGAAGCCGGTCTGAGATCTGGCATTATGGGGATAAGACAAATAGCCGACATCTGCATATACAGTCACATCAGAGTCCTGATTTTTCTGAAACTTGAAAATAGGCCAAGATCCTTTGTGCCTTGGAGACATCGAAAGATATTCTTCACTCCAGACCAATGAAGTTTTGTGGAAGCTGCGTTATGTCTTGCAAGTAGATTCACTGCAAATGCAATGTCAGGTCTTGTgcaatttgcaagatacataaaCGCTCCAACAACACTGAGGTATGGAACTTCAGGTCCCAACACCTCTTCTCCATCATCCCTTGGTATGAACGGATATCTCTCTACGTCTAGAGATCGAACCACCATGGGAGTTTTAGATGGATAGGATTTGTCCATATTGAATTTTTCCAATATGTTCTAGATATAGGCAGATTGGTGTACCATGATTCCCGAGGGAAGGTGCTCAAGTTGAATACCTAAGCAAAATTTGGTTTtacccaaatccttcatctcaaattcCATCTTTAGGTGATTGCTTGCTTCATCAATGTCTGGTGTGCTGCCGATGATGTTGAGATCATCAACATACATAGAGATGATGCAAAATCCTGTCGAGGACTTCTTGATGAAAACACATGGGCAATTCAACACTATTGGAGTAACCTTTCTGAAGAAGGAACTCACTCAGTCGGTTGTACCACATCCACCCCGACTGCCTTAAGCCATATAATGACTTATTCAGCTTTACACAATACATGTTGCGTTTTGCATTTTTATTCGAGACAGAAATTCCATCAGGAACCTTCATATATATGTCCGAATCTAGTGACCCGTAAAGATATGCGGTCACGATGTCCATCAACTGCATAGATAGACGATTTTGCACTGCCAAGTATATAAGATATCGGAAAGTGGTTGCACTATTACTGGAGAATATGTTTTAGTGAAATCAATGCCGGGTTTCTGCATGAAACCTTGTGCTACAAGCCTTGCTTTATATCTCACCACATCATTGTTCTCATTCTGTTTCCGAAGAAAAAACCCATTTGAATCCCACAGGGAAAACACTGGGAGGTGTAGGTTTTGCTTCAGTGAATACCTTTCTTTTGTTAAGCGAGGCAATTTCTGCTTGGATTGCATCCTTCCATTTAGGCCAGTCGGAGTGCTTTTGGCACTCAACGATAGACCTTGGATCATGATTAGTGAGAAGGGTATCTGCAATCTTTTCAGCAAAATATATGTCGACGGTCGTAGTCTTACGGTCAAATGATTCTCCAGAATCAACATAGTTGATGGAAATTTCCTGCGCCCCTAGTGACTCTTCGTGATTTCCCAATACGATCGAGTCTGTGTGTTTCGATGTCCCAGTCAGTTTGGGCACACTGGAACTGGGTTGTGGAGGTTTCCCTTCCACTGGGTGTATACTACCCATCAGGTGTTTGTCAACGTTGAGTTGACCTGCATTTACTGACTCTGAGGTTTTTCTCCTCGATTTTCTTTGCTGCTTGCTAGAAGCATGCTCCAGGTCAGAGGCCGTACTACTCCCCCTCTTTTTAGGAATAGGGAGTTGAGTGGTTTTTATTGGTACCTCCACTCTTTCTGGCGTGTTTCTGGCAGGATTTAAGGATTTTGTAACACCTTTCAGATCAGTAAATGAATCTGGTAGATTATTTGCAAGATGTTGCAAATTAACGATCTTCTGAATTTGAAGTTTAGTCTCATGGGTACGCGGATCAGAGGATGAAATGGCATGAGCATTCCAATCAATATCCGGGCATTATTTCTAGCACTTGAAATCTCCCCCTAATGCCAAAAAATGTTCCTCATTAAGTATGCAATCAGCGTGACAGGCTGTGAACAGATCCCCAGTCAGGGGTTCCAGATACTTGATAATCGACGGCGATTTGTACCCCACATAGATCCCCAACTTCCTGTGTGGGCCCATAGATGTCTGTTGTGGTGGTGAGATCGGGATGTATGCAGCACATCCGAACTTACGCAGATGGGAAATGCTTGGAGGATTTCCACGTACCAATTCCAGAGGGGAAGAACTGTGATATGCAGTTGGCCTCAATTGTATCAAGTCAGCAACGTGTAAAACAGCGTGACCCCAACAAGAGGTTGGCAAGTTGCAATTCGTCAACAAAGGTCTTGCAATGAGTTTGATCCTCTTAATCAATGCTTGAGCCAAACCATTTTGTGTATGGACATATGGAACAGAGTGCTGAACTTCAATCCCCAAAGCCATGCAATAATCATTGAAAGCACACGGGGAGAATTCTGCAGCATTGTCCATTCAAATTGACTCAATTCGACTTTCAGGATAATGGGATTGCAACTTAATGACTTGCCTCATTATCTTGGCAAATGCATGGTTTTGTGTGGATAGAAGACACACATGTGACCATCGTGTAGATGCGTCAATCAGAACCATGAAACACCGGAAAGGTCCAGATAATGGCTGAATAGGACCACAAATGTCTCCTTGAATACGTTCAAGGAACTGAAGTGGTTCAACTTGTATTTTGAGGTGTGAGGTCCTCAAAATTAGCTCTCTCGTGGCACAAGATGTGCACACAAAATCAGAAGATTGAGGAAATTTTGACTCGAGCAAATTATGACCAATGGAATTGCTAGTAATTTTTTCTCATTATCCCTATTCTAGGGTGGCCTAGGAGATCACAGGTTTGGAATGCGTTAACATTCTGAAAAATTACTTTGTATGCAGCATGTTCCACGGGTTTGATGTACGTATAGTACAAACCAGACGGTAGAGAAGGAATTTTCTCATGTACCTTTTTTGCCATATCCGTGATCTTTAGTAAAGAGTAGATACTCTTCTTTGTTGTCTTCATGTGTTTCAATGTGAAAACCATTCTTACGGATATCTCGATAACTGATCAGGGTACATGATGAGGCGGGATACAATAAAGCATCCTCAATCGTCATTTGTGTACCGCTAGGGAGGGTGAATATGGCACGTCCAGTACCAACAATCATTGTATCGCGTCCAGCGATAGTTAGAATATCTCCATTTATCTTTTTCAGAGTTTGGAAATATTTCATCTCCCTCAGTATGGAGTTTGTGGTACCACTGTCCACAAGGCATAATTCCTCTTCCATCGAATTGTCCCTGTGGAAAACTATATAAAACAAAAGAATTTTCAATAAGAAAACCTCATGTTAATACATAGAATACAATCTTTATTATATCAAATGTGCTGATACAATACAATATAAAGACAACAACAAACTTATGTTCTTATTACAATCATCACAAATGGACATAATTAAGTAGATCACTAGGAGATTGAGGGACTAGTCAAAGTCGCCAAACACGTTGTTTGTGGTGTACTCAATCAACGCGTTCTCCGTTTCAGTAGTATCCTCAGGAAGATAAGGAATCATGGCGTTGATCGGTCCAGGAGGAACATCGTGCGAACCACCAGCTCCTTTTGCGCTATCCAGATGAAGGTTGAAGTTGGCTTCAAACCTTTTCCCTTGAGGTGCTTTGCGTCCCTGAGATTGCTGGTACAGCATAACCAGATGCTTGGGCATTGTGCACTTTTTAGTAGAATGCGTGTAGCATCCACACTTGCTGCAAAGCTTAGATTTATCAAACCTGGGATTTGAAGTGCCTTTTCCCTTGCCTAGGTGTCTAGATCTCCTGTTCCCATTGCACTTTCAGTTATGCTCGAAATTGGATTGTTTACCCCGAGAGGTACCATTAAACTTTTGTCTATTTGCAACATTCAGATGAACTTCAGGTAAAGGTTGTGCCCCAACTGGGCGCTGAGAGCCATTCTTAGCGAGTATCTCATCATGCTTTTCAGCCTGAAGTAACATGTGAATAAGCTCGGAATAGACAGTGTAGTTACGAGCACGGTATTGCTGTTGGAGGATCCTATCTGAAGGGAGCATAGTAGACAAAGTTTTCTCTATCTCCCCCCCTCAGTAGGTTCCTTCTCACAAAAATGCGGTTTGGAACATATCTTATGAACAACATGATTGTACTCACTGATGGACTTGAAATCCTAAAGACGGAGATGAGTCCAATCATGGAGTTCTTTTGGCAGGACTACTGCCTTCTGCTGTTCATACGTCGTTTTGAGGGCCAGAAATAGAGTACTAGGAGATTCCTCCTGTAAATACTCAGACTTGAGATCTGGATGAATATGGTGCCTTATGATGAATAAGGCAACATAGTTCTGTTGTTCTGTCAGCGGCGTGGCCCCAGCCGGGGGAGGAGTCTCCCGGGGTTGTATTGCACGCGCTATCCCACGGGACGCAAGACTGATCTTGATGTCCATAGCCCATGTAGGGTAATTGTGGCCATTGAGGGCAAGCTCCTCAAACTCTTTGGCAGTCATCTTTGCCTACATGGAAAAACCAAAGATAATTAATTTATAGGTGGTAAATTAAAAACCATCATGGTTCTGTAATAAGAATGCAAAAATTTGATACTCAAGTGTAAACTTGAAAAATTCTCAACCTCAATTGTGTGAACATAACACTTTGGAGATCACTTAGATCTCACAGTAATAGACTACATCGCCATTACCTTGTGTATGCTACAATTCAGATATAAGGAATACATGTTGGAGGTAATCTCTTGTCGAGAATGACAAAGCATAGACCTCACAGTAAGAGGGGATAATCTGGAAATGAGCAGTAGATCCCAACTCATTACCTTGTGATTGCAAATATAATGTGGGAGAAATATTCAAAAATTTGCAAGTTTGGTGTGCGAGAGAAGATGATCTCGATTGCTAAAACATGTTCAAGAGAACTAGATATGTGGTAAACACATGGAACATGTCATTCTTCCCAGATGAAATCCGGTACTTTATTTATATTATCAATCCATTACATAATATGAACATACTAATAATTACACAAGTCCTAGTCGGATACAATCTAGAACAAGACTAGAATGTAAGTAGCAGTCAAACTAGATACTAAACAGAGTCTAAAACTGCACAATTAGTACTACTGTTAATAAAACAGagagaaaagaaaataaaaatgaaTCCAGGCTAGAAGGAGGTGGCTGGAGGGACACAACATGCGCATGGGCCTGGGCCTCCATGGCCTTTGGCCAGCCCACCCGCAGCCCCACCGCATAAGAGGGAGGAAGCGGCGGTTACGGATAAGGGTCTGAGACTCGAAGCCCGCACCACCCGCTCGATCCCCTTCCCTGCACGGCGCCGGCGACTGGAGTGGCTGCCGCAGACCCTCGCGGCGCCAGAGGTCACTGACACAGCACCGACGAGCCTTCCTCGTCCGAAGAAGACACGATGACAACGGGGTCCAGGCGAGCACCCTCTGGCGCGATGCTGGCGAGGCCGAGGCTCGCCGGAGCCCACAAACCGGGGCGACGGCTAGGGCGGCGGTCGATGGCGGTGACGATGCGCCCGAAGAGACGCCCGAAGCGCCGGACGGTGCGGCTGCTCGAGCCCGCTGCCGTCTCCTGCTGAAGCGGGGTGTTGGCGTTGGCATTCTCCATGCCGGCTCCAAGATGGACGACGCCGGAGGCGCCGGTTGGCGTGGAGACGAAGGCGAGCGCCTCCTCCTCATTCACCACGGAGCGCAACGGCACTGTGGCATAGCCATGCGGGCGGCGCCTCGGGCCAGCGGCCATGGCATCTGGCGTCGGTGTCGACGGCGGGAGCCACCCAGCTGGTGGAGGAGGGGGTGGAGGCGGAGAACTGGGGGGTGCGGCACCGTGCACCATAGGGGCGCTCGGACCGGCCACAAGCCATGGGTCGAGCACCCTGTTCACCGACGGCGCACGCGCAGCAGCGCCAAGGCCGTGCCCGTGGGCGTGGCGAGCACCAGGAGCGGCGCGTCCGTAGACGCCGTGGCCGCGTCCAGCGGCGCGGTGACCACCACGGCCGCCACGTCCAGTGGCGCGGTGACCATAACGGCCAGTGGCGCAATGGCTGAAATGACGGATGGCCTGCATCCCGCGACGGAAATGTCGGAGGCCACCAACGCCATGGTAGCGACGATGGTAGCGACGACCGTCCTCTCAGATCAGGCGGAGAAAGAAGGAAACAAGGCTAGGCATCTCACCGGCGGCGAGTGCTCCCTCTCTTCTCCTTTCTTTGCTGCCTTTCGCTTTCGCTGGTTGTCTACGTGCGTGATAACATGTTTGAGATCGAAAGTGAAATCTCTATTTTGATTGATGGTTACAGGCGCTACTTATACCATCTGGAGAGACGCGGTCGAAGGGAGGCGTCGGTTCCAGAGGGCAGGAGCGAGAAGGCGTCTGTGCGGGACAGACCGCACGACAGTTTGGGCAAGCGGAGATTTTCCCCTAATTACAAATTGTAATTAATTCTAACAGAAAAGAGGGCCAACCACGCCATTAACGCACGCTGCAACCCATGCGAAGGAGAACGTCCCCAAGGACATTCTCACTCACACAGTCATACGCTTTCTCAAAGCCAAGCTTTAGAAC from Triticum urartu cultivar G1812 chromosome 3, Tu2.1, whole genome shotgun sequence encodes:
- the LOC125544604 gene encoding integrin-linked protein kinase 1-like, which codes for MEPKPPTSSEEEAAAGPTTPRFRLGKQSSLAPSRGGENGAEVSGEAAGVASFQMMYLAHEGNAEGIRELLDAGADPNFRDSDGRTALHISACEGHAEVVALLLDRGAEAVVEDQWGSTPLADAMHYQNHDVIKILEKHDSNHKVAPMHVNSDRDVPEYEIDPDELDFTNGKDLAKGTFRKATWRGILVAVKKLDDDVLTDENKVQAFRDELDVLQLIRHPNVVQFLGAVTQTNPMMIVMEFMPKGDLRKHLNRKGALEPLYAVKLALDIARGMSYLHEHKPQAIIHRDLEPSNILRDDTGHLKVADFDLCKMLKWRRKVREDKPVTSPGNACRYVAPEVLRKEEYDNKVDVFSFALILQEMIEGCLPFHDKKIDEIEKAHSSKERPPFRAPAKHYAYGLRELIEKCWSENPADRPNFRVVIDRLSAIQIELARRNRWKVRPLKCFLSFEGLRKKDRNEGSTNRSSRSSR